The following are encoded together in the Macrobrachium rosenbergii isolate ZJJX-2024 chromosome 21, ASM4041242v1, whole genome shotgun sequence genome:
- the LOC136849715 gene encoding uncharacterized protein, which produces MDSNTTPVVLRHDILRKLSDVIDRKFKDECRDVGAAMILEVLDFLKFSDDERLRKKASSEPPFAVVYIAVILLFFAASVFVVLVKYMRKESESSRLEQFYQNYQDGKRARLVVRYDTEGKPLPIKRAHSSARRSLVAVDIGTPSPTPSEVQTPLDTPISSTATVPPIGLLEHDL; this is translated from the exons ATGGACTCCAACACAACACCTGTGGTACTCCGGCACGACATTCTACGAAAGCTGAGTGACGTCATCGATAGGAAATTCAAG GACGAGTGCCGTGACGTCGGAGCCGCCATGATCCTGGAGGTCCTGGATTTCCTGAAGTTTTCGGACGACGAGCGACTCAGGAAGAAG GCCTCCTCCGAGCCGCCTTTCGCTGTTGTTTACATCGCGGTCATACTCCTCTTCTTCGCCGCTTCTGTCTTCGTAGTTTTGGTCAAGTACATGAGGAAAGAGAGCGAATCGTCCCGACTGGAGCAGTTCTATCAGAATTATCAGGACGGCAAACGGGCGAG ACTGGTCGTACGGTACGACACCGAGGGAAAGCCTCTGCCGATAAAGAGGGCACATTCCTCGGCCCGCCGAAGTCTTGTTGCTGTCGACATTGGCACCCCATCCCCGACGCCCTCAGAGGTGCAGACGCCCTTGGATACGCCGATTTCCTCCACTGCAACGGTACCTCCGATAGGACTCCTAGAACATGACTTATAA